The Salvia miltiorrhiza cultivar Shanhuang (shh) chromosome 1, IMPLAD_Smil_shh, whole genome shotgun sequence genome has a window encoding:
- the LOC131023879 gene encoding uncharacterized protein LOC131023879, which yields MPPRRAPRNQVDVEIEPPRRVEELFLKQSPPSFNGVGSPVDAEHWIKAMERIFDFLHCNAQERLSCVAFQLTGSADFWWEAKRKVMTPQQLANLSWEDFKTEIYDKYIPKSYRKKKETKFYNLKQNKMSVTEYDRIFCDMSRYAPQQVDTDEKMSEKFRSGLRHEIKMALASHSDLTYSEALSRALDVEAAMPEDRPAQTQAQGANDRGKRKWEGNNNNNRGYYNSQDEKRPW from the coding sequence ATGCCTCCTAGACGTGCCCCAAGAAACCAAGTAGATGTAGAAATTGAACCGCCACGAAGGGTTGAGGAACTTTTCCTCAAACAAAGTCCGCCTTCATTTAATGGGGTTGGGAGTCCAGTGGATGCTGAACATTGGATTAAGGCGATGGAGAGGATTTTCGATTTCCTCCATTGTAATGCACAAGAACGTTTGTCATGTGTTGCGTTCCAGCTGACTGGGTCTGCggatttttggtgggaggccaaaagaaagGTAATGACTCCTCAACAGTTGGCAAATTTatcttgggaagactttaagacggaaATATATGACAAGTACATTCCAAAAAGCTACCGTAAGAAAAAGGAAACTAAATTCTACAACctaaagcaaaacaagatgtctGTAACAGAGTATGATCGTATTTTCTGCGACATGTCCCGCtatgctccacaacaagtggatactgatgaaaagATGTCGGAGAAGTTTCGTTCTGGTCTTAGACACGAGATAAAAATGGCACTCGCCAGTCACAGTGATCTTACTTACTCTGAGGCGCTCAGCAGAGCTCTGGATGTTGAGGCAGCTATGCCCGAGGATCGCCCAGCTCAAACTCAAGCTCAGGGAGCAAATGACCGAGGAAAGAGGAAATGGGAAGgtaacaacaataacaacagaGGTTACTATAACAGTCAGGACGAGAAGAGGCCTTGGTAG
- the LOC131006664 gene encoding CBL-interacting serine/threonine-protein kinase 11-like: protein MTAAMAVSSESALFQKYELGRLLGCGAFAKVYLARDVATGQDVAIKVIHKSRLKNDANLIANIKREISIMSKLSHPHTVRLFEVLATRNIIYIVLEYVRGGELFAKVAKGRFSEPLCRKYFQQLIAVVSYCHSRGIYHRDLKPENLLLDEKENLKVSDFGLSALREQVHADGLLHTLCGTPAYVAPEILAKRGYDGAKIDVWSCGVILFVLAAGYLPFNDPNLMNMYRKIYKGEFRCPKWMSPSLKRLLSRLLDTNPNTRITMDEIKRDPWFAKGYKNAKFQEIDYNFGFAEDKRPVDLNAFDIISFSSGLDLSGLFQEKHTSFEDVERLTVEEPPEKVMEKVVEAAKAEEGRVNLRKKKEWGVELEGQNGNILVGMEVYRLSERFAVVEVKTKSGESRLWKDKIRPLLLQEPNVSC from the coding sequence ATGACGGCCGCTATGGCTGTGTCGTCGGAAAGCGCACTCTTCCAAAAATACGAGCTTGGCCGTCTCCTCGGCTGCGGCGCCTTCGCCAAAGTGTATCTAGCCAGGGACGTGGCCACCGGCCAGGACGTCGCCATCAAGGTCATCCACAAGAGCAGGCTCAAAAACGACGCCAATCTCATCGCCAACATCAAGCGCGAGATCTCCATCATGAGCAAGCTCAGCCACCCCCACACCGTCCGCCTCTTCGAGGTCCTCGCCACCCGCAACATCATCTACATCGTGCTCGAGTACGTCAGGGGCGGCGAGCTCTTCGCCAAGGTCGCCAAGGGTCGCTTCTCCGAACCTCTCTGCCGGAAATACTTCCAGCAGCTCATTGCCGTCGTCAGCTACTGCCACTCCCGCGGGATCTACCACCGCGATCTGAAGCCCGAGAATCTGCTGCTCGATGAGAAGGAGAATTTGAAGGTCTCTGACTTCGGCCTCAGCGCGCTTAGGGAGCAGGTCCACGCCGACGGCCTCCTGCACACGCTCTGCGGCACGCCGGCGTACGTCGCCCCGGAGATCCTCGCCAAGCGAGGCTACGACGGCGCCAAGATCGACGTGTGGTCGTGCGGTGTCATACTGTTCGTGCTCGCCGCGGGGTACCTGCCATTCAACGATCCGAATCTGATGAACATGTACCGGAAGATCTACAAGGGGGAATTCCGGTGCCCTAAGTGGATGTCACCGAGCCTCAAGCGGCTGCTGTCGCGCCTCCTCGACACCAATCCGAATACGAGGATCACCATGGACGAGATCAAGCGCGATCCGTGGTTCGCCAAGGGCTACAAAAATGCCAAGTTCCAGGAAATTGATTATAATTTCGGCTTTGCCGAGGACAAGAGACCGGTGGATCTGAACGCTTTCGACATAATCTCCTTCTCCTCGGGGTTGGATCTCTCCGGTTTGTTCCAGGAGAAGCACACATCGTTCGAAGACGTGGAGCGGCTGACGGTGGAGGAGCCGCCGGAAAAGGTGATGGAGAAGGTGGTGGAGGCGGCGAAGGCGGAGGAGGGGCGGGTGAAtctgaggaagaagaaggagtgGGGCGTGGAGTTAGAGGGGCAGAATGGTAATATCTTAGTGGGAATGGAGGTGTACCGGTTGAGCGAGAGGTTTGCAGTTGTGGAGGTGAAGACCAAGAGCGGCGAATCCAGGTTGTGGAAGGACAAAATTAGGCCACTGCTTCTGCAGGAACCCAACGTCAGTTGTTAG